One segment of Struthio camelus isolate bStrCam1 chromosome 27, bStrCam1.hap1, whole genome shotgun sequence DNA contains the following:
- the GOT1L1 gene encoding putative aspartate aminotransferase, cytoplasmic 2 has product MGHGEPAARLPACLAESGRAWSSPAVLRALRQVARDVTLDHEELPAAGVPAFTRAATELALGGQSSALLEGRAGGVQTIGGMGAVWLGARFLRRWYRTGQPAPAWVYVAWPQREHYGHVFADAGFADVQPYSWWDAAARAASPRGLLRQLEDAPERSIVLLHAPEESGLAPEQWEEVAAAMERKRAFPFFDVSAQGLASGDLDRDAWALRHFVARGFELFCAQSFSKIFGLYDQRVGNLIVVTADAETLLSVRSQLQRQVATAWASPSGLGARAVAAVLSNPALRSAWEQSLRLLARRIVRLRQRLEQQLRVLGTPGSWEHITAQAGTRSFSGLLPAQVGFLAKHEHVYLGAGGQLSLCSLNARNLERVARSIREAVLAPGRDAPSA; this is encoded by the exons ATGGGGCATGGCGAGCCGGCCGCGCGCCTTCCAGCCTGCCTGGCCGAGAGCGGCCGAGCCTGGAGCAGCCCCGCGGTGCTGCGGGCCCTGCGGCAGGTCGCCCGGGACGTGACGCTGGACCACGAggagctgccggcggcgggggtgCCCGCATTCACCAGGGCCGCCACGGAGCTGGCGCTCGGCGGGCAGAGCAGCGCGCTGCTGGAGGGCAGG GCAGGAGGCGTTCAGACCATCGGTGGGATGGGCGCCGTTTGGCTGGGAGCGCGGTTCCTCCGGCGCTGGTACCGCACGGGGCAGCCGGCCCCCGCGTGGGTCTACGTGGCCTGGCCGCAGAGGG agCACTACGGGCACGTGTTCGCGGATGCCGGCTTCGCGGACGTCCAGCCGTACAGCTGGTGGGacgctgccgcccgcgccgcaAGCCCCCGGGGGCTGCTGAGGCAGCTGGAG GACGCGCCGGAGCGCTCCATCGTCCTCCTCCACGCGCCCGAGGAGAGCGGCCTGGCGCCCGAGCAGTGGGAAGAGGTGGCTGCCGCGATGGAG AGGAAGCGCGCCTTCCCCTTCTTTGACGTCTCGGCGCAGGGCCTGGCCTCCGGAGACCTGGACCGAGATGCCTGGGCCTTGCGACACTTTGTGGCTAGAGGTTTCGAGCTCTTCTGCGCTCAGTCCTTCTCAAAGATCTTCGGCTTGTACG ACCAGCGGGTGGGCAACCTCATCGTGGTGACCGCCGACGCCGAGACCCTGCTCAGCGTCCGCTCCCAGCTGCAGCGGCAGGTGGCCACCGCGTGGGCCAGCCCGTCCGGCCTTGGGGCCCGCGCCGTCGCCGCCGTGCTCAGCAACCCGGCCCTGCGGAGCGCCTG ggagcaaagcctgcggctgctggcgcGGCGCATCGTGCGGCTCcggcagaggctggagcagcagctgcggGTGCTGGGGACGCCGGGCTCCTGGGAGCACATCACCGCCCAGGCGGGGACGCGCAGCttctcggggctgctcc CCGCCCAGGTGGGCTTCCTGGCCAAGCACGAGCACGTCTACCTGGGCGCCGGCGGCCAGCTCAGCCTCTGCAGCCTCAACGCCCGCAACCTGGAGCGCGTGGCCCGCAGCATCCGGGAGGCCGTGCTGGCTCCGGGCCGGGATGCGCCCAGCGCCTGA